ATGGTGTGAAGAAGCTCGTAGGCTACCATTATGTTATCTGTTATGAATCTATTAGGGAGGAAAGCACTCTGGTTCCAAGAGACCACCTTCTTCAAAACACCTATCATTCTATTTGTTAAAACTTTGGAGATTAGCTTGTAGGCAACGTTGCACAATGAAATAGGTCTAAAATCATGGATAGAAGTAGGGGAGTTTACCTTGGGGATTAACACAATGTGAGTGTGGTTCAAATCCCATGGCATCTTTTCAGAGtttaaaaactccaaaagaGCTACAGACACATCCTGCCCCACAATCTTCCAATGTTCTTGATAGAATCCTGCACTATAACCATCGGGACCAGGTGATTTGAAGGGGGACATTTGCTTTAAAGCCATCCCTATCTCCTTAGCAATGAAGCTCCTTTCCAgcttaattttcatctcatctgttaCCCTGTGTTATATTCCCTACAGACAAAGATTGATGCATTTTGAATCAGGCTGCGTGGACTGGTAGACTGACTTGAAGTATGCTTTGAAACCTACTACAATAGATTCCTTCTCAAGCAATTTAGTACCATTCATATCAATTACCCTTTTGatggtatttttcttttttctttggtttacACATGTATGGTAAAACTTAGTGTTTTTGTCACCTCCTGCCAACCAATGCctttttgctctttgtttccactttGTGTCTTCTTGATTTAACAAATGGTCGAGCTCTAGTTGTagttgtttttgttcttttacatTTCCAGACCCTGCACATCTTTGTAACATATTCAATTGGTGAGTCTTCACTCTTACAGCTTCTAATCTCTCCCTATTAAGGTTCCAGCTCCACTGTTTGAGCTTCCCCTGAGTGAATTCTAATTTGCTCATCATCCTTTCCAGACTACTCCCTAATCCCACCTGTTTACTCCATGCCTCAACTACTATCTCACTGCAACCTTCCTCCATATTCCAACTGGCCTCatacttgaaaagataaggcCATCTTTGGACTGAGCACCTCTCAATACTGCAGTTTAGTAGTATTGGGTTGTGATCAGAACAAATAGCTGGAAGGGTTTCAACTGAATACACCGGTTACTGGGCTTTCCACTCATCATTTGCTATGGCTCTATCAAGTCTCTCCATTGTGAATGAATCATCTTCATGACGGTTGCTCCAGGTGAACTTATTGCCCATCCAGCCCAGATCATACAAATTCCCTTCCTCCATTGTATTCCTAAACAATCTCATAAGGTTTTCATTCTTGGGATTCCCCCCCTCTTTTTCATCAT
This genomic interval from Carya illinoinensis cultivar Pawnee chromosome 2, C.illinoinensisPawnee_v1, whole genome shotgun sequence contains the following:
- the LOC122301794 gene encoding uncharacterized protein LOC122301794, whose product is MEEGNLYDLGWMGNKFTWSNRHEDDSFTMERLDRAIANDEWKAHIERCSVQRWPYLFKYEASWNMEEGCSEIVVEAWSKQVGLGSSLERMMSKLEFTQGKLKQWSWNLNRERLEAVRVKTHQLNMLQRCAGSGNVKEQKQLQLELDHLLNQEDTKWKQRAKRHWVTDEMKIKLERSFIAKEIGMALKQMSPFKSPGPDGYSAGFYQEHWKIVGQDVSVALLEFLNSEKMPWDLNHTHIVLIPKVNSPTSIHDFRPISLCNVAYKLISKVLTNRMIGVLKKVVSWNQSAFLPNRFITDNIMVAYELLHTMHSKKKGREGSMTIKLDISKAYDRVEWNFLEVILIKMRFGMKWTKLLMVCVRTVTYSTIINGVLGETITLTRGLRQADPLSPYLFLLCAEALGFLLASAKQRSLIEGITVSRGGLRISHLLFADYCVIFCRAKMVEWYQIKVLLSIYEEALGQTLNKEKTSVFFSSNTKMEAKEFILQQENLVKAIFNEEEAKLICSIPISKRGARDKRIWAGSKKGIFSVKSVYFIDTKLSSRSMGESSPGGWNKRIWKELWQLEVSGKVRMFIWRSLSNILPAKDRLYRRKIVDSNLCPIVQERLKPHCIPFGPVQ